The Amycolatopsis mongoliensis genome includes a window with the following:
- a CDS encoding SigE family RNA polymerase sigma factor, translating to MDQRDEEEFAEYFAARRDAVRRTAYMLCGDWHRADDLAQTAFVALHRRWKKIRDRAATDAYVRKTLVRASIDESRRPWRREWQTETLPEPADDTPGLDELVATREDLLAALKEVPPKQRAVLVMRFFEGLDVAGAATALGCSEGNVKSQTARGLANLKQVLEREVETNG from the coding sequence GTGGACCAGCGCGACGAGGAGGAGTTCGCGGAGTACTTCGCCGCCAGGCGGGACGCCGTGCGCCGGACCGCGTACATGCTCTGCGGCGACTGGCACCGGGCGGACGACCTCGCGCAGACGGCGTTCGTCGCGCTGCACCGGAGGTGGAAGAAGATCAGGGATCGCGCGGCGACCGACGCGTACGTCCGCAAGACGCTCGTCCGGGCGTCGATCGACGAATCGCGGCGTCCGTGGCGGCGCGAGTGGCAGACCGAGACGCTGCCGGAGCCGGCCGACGACACGCCGGGCCTCGACGAGCTCGTCGCGACCAGGGAAGACCTGCTCGCGGCGCTGAAGGAAGTGCCGCCCAAGCAGCGGGCGGTGCTGGTCATGCGGTTCTTCGAAGGGCTCGACGTGGCCGGCGCGGCGACGGCGCTGGGCTGCAGCGAAGGCAACGTCAAGAGCCAGACCGCGCGCGGGCTGGCGAACCTCAAGCAGGTGCTGGAACGGGAGGTGGAGACCAATGGATGA